The Kitasatospora setae KM-6054 genome contains a region encoding:
- a CDS encoding M4 family metallopeptidase, translated as MSRKNALAAAVAAALALGTLTVVATQSTAAAGTTARPGAGFRAVSADARAEALRTADREAAAVAKSLGFGPDERLVAKDVLLDTDGARHVRYDRTYRNLPVIGGDLVVHYDSNGKATGSDQAHQGAIKVAGVTPKLSASDASAAAAKHAKHVRNAKSDSADGSTLVVYAVGKIPVLAYRSTVTGDGESGPASREAVIVDAASGAPLDQYELHQGVTGTGNGVTAGQVTIETSQSGSGYTLTDAAHGGTIVYDSYNSPQSNPKQNARTFSKSSNSWGNGSTSSRESAAVDASYGLAKTWDFYQSTFNRSGIRNDGRGAPAYVHVDNQLLNAFYDDNCFCMSFGDGSSQNGNTPVTALDVAGHEMSHGVTAATANLTYSGESGGLNEATSDIFGTMVEFYANNPSDPGDYYIGEKLNMSAGSLRRMDNPASDGNSLGCWTSGAGQVDVHYSSGIGNHFFYLAAEGTGAKTIGGLAHNGTTCNNDTFTGIGRDKAAAVWYRALTTYMTSTTTYASARTATLQAAADLYGANSRERYLISKAWAAVSVGTALPDPGTGSPSPTPSTSASASPSSSPSSSPSPSASPSTSSTPTGNALANGTFEQGAAGWTQSDNDITNSTLQAAHGGSWYAWMMGYGTSAIESLSQSNIAVPANGSPKLTFWLKVTTAESGPTAYDTLKVNVNGTTLATYSNANASAGYVQKTVDLSAYKGRSVKLEFAGTEDTYLATVFLLDDIAVG; from the coding sequence ATGTCCCGCAAGAACGCCCTCGCCGCCGCCGTCGCCGCGGCGCTCGCCCTGGGCACCCTGACCGTGGTGGCCACCCAGTCCACCGCGGCCGCCGGCACCACCGCCCGGCCCGGCGCCGGTTTCCGGGCGGTGAGCGCCGACGCCCGCGCCGAGGCGCTGCGCACCGCCGACCGGGAGGCCGCCGCCGTCGCGAAGTCGCTCGGCTTCGGCCCCGACGAGCGCCTGGTGGCCAAGGACGTGCTCCTGGACACCGACGGCGCCCGGCACGTGCGCTACGACCGCACCTACCGCAACCTGCCCGTCATCGGCGGCGACCTGGTCGTCCACTACGACAGCAACGGCAAGGCCACCGGCTCCGACCAGGCCCACCAGGGCGCGATCAAGGTGGCGGGGGTGACGCCGAAGCTCAGCGCCTCCGACGCCTCGGCCGCGGCCGCCAAGCACGCCAAGCACGTCAGGAACGCCAAGTCCGACAGCGCGGACGGCAGCACCCTGGTGGTGTACGCGGTCGGCAAGATCCCCGTCCTGGCCTACCGCTCCACCGTCACCGGCGACGGCGAGAGCGGCCCCGCCTCCCGCGAAGCGGTGATCGTCGACGCGGCCAGCGGCGCGCCGCTCGACCAGTACGAACTGCACCAGGGCGTCACCGGCACCGGCAACGGCGTCACCGCCGGCCAGGTCACCATCGAGACCAGCCAGAGCGGCAGCGGCTACACGCTGACCGACGCGGCGCACGGCGGCACCATCGTCTACGACTCGTACAACAGCCCGCAGTCCAACCCGAAGCAGAACGCCCGGACGTTCTCCAAGTCGTCCAACTCCTGGGGCAACGGCTCGACTTCGAGCCGGGAGAGCGCCGCCGTGGACGCCTCCTACGGCCTGGCGAAGACCTGGGACTTCTACCAGAGCACCTTCAACCGCTCCGGCATCCGCAACGACGGCCGGGGCGCCCCGGCGTACGTCCACGTCGACAACCAGCTGCTGAACGCCTTCTACGACGACAACTGCTTCTGCATGTCGTTCGGCGACGGCTCCTCGCAGAACGGCAACACCCCGGTCACCGCGCTCGACGTCGCCGGCCACGAGATGAGCCACGGCGTCACCGCCGCCACCGCCAACCTCACCTACTCCGGCGAGAGCGGCGGCCTCAACGAGGCCACCAGCGACATCTTCGGCACCATGGTCGAGTTCTACGCCAACAACCCGTCGGACCCCGGCGACTACTACATCGGCGAGAAGCTCAACATGTCCGCCGGCTCGCTGCGCCGGATGGACAACCCCGCCTCCGACGGGAACAGCCTCGGCTGCTGGACCTCCGGCGCCGGCCAGGTCGACGTCCACTACTCCTCCGGCATCGGCAACCACTTCTTCTACCTGGCGGCGGAGGGCACCGGCGCGAAGACCATCGGCGGCCTCGCCCACAACGGCACCACCTGCAACAACGACACCTTCACCGGCATCGGCCGCGACAAGGCCGCCGCCGTCTGGTACCGCGCCCTGACCACCTACATGACCTCCACCACCACCTACGCCTCGGCCCGCACCGCGACCCTCCAGGCCGCCGCCGACCTGTACGGCGCCAACTCGCGGGAGCGGTACCTGATCTCCAAGGCGTGGGCCGCCGTCAGCGTCGGCACCGCCCTGCCCGACCCCGGCACGGGCAGCCCCAGCCCGACCCCCTCGACCTCCGCCTCCGCCAGCCCCTCGTCCTCGCCCTCGTCCTCGCCCTCCCCCTCGGCCTCCCCCTCGACCTCGTCGACCCCGACCGGCAACGCGCTGGCCAACGGCACCTTCGAACAGGGCGCCGCCGGCTGGACCCAGAGCGACAACGACATCACCAACTCCACCCTCCAGGCCGCCCACGGCGGCTCCTGGTACGCCTGGATGATGGGCTACGGCACCTCGGCGATCGAGTCGCTCTCCCAGTCGAACATCGCCGTCCCGGCCAACGGCAGCCCCAAGCTCACCTTCTGGCTCAAGGTCACCACCGCGGAGTCCGGCCCCACCGCCTACGACACCCTCAAGGTCAACGTCAACGGCACCACCCTGGCCACCTACTCCAACGCCAACGCATCCGCCGGATACGTCCAGAAGACCGTCGACCTGTCCGCCTACAAGGGCCGGAGCGTGAAGCTGGAGTTCGCCGGCACCGAGGACACCTACCTGGCCACCGTCTTCCTGCTCGACGACATCGCCGTCGGCTGA
- a CDS encoding cupin domain-containing protein has translation MSAAPHHPAPATDRTAPTCAGEGFHPHLPAPDAAAQDPAARLHHVRAGELDGDTAQSGGMRRFAAISGRTVGSEKLWMGQTHVAPATASSDHHHGESETAIHVVSGHPEFVFLDDSSGEPVEVRLRTGPGDYVFVPPYVPHREENPDPEHEAVVVIARSTQEAIVVNLPSLHTPPPTAS, from the coding sequence GTGTCCGCCGCACCGCACCACCCCGCCCCGGCGACCGACCGGACCGCCCCCACCTGCGCCGGCGAGGGCTTCCACCCGCACCTGCCCGCCCCGGACGCCGCCGCCCAGGACCCCGCCGCCCGGCTGCACCACGTCCGGGCCGGCGAACTCGACGGCGACACCGCGCAGAGCGGCGGCATGCGCAGGTTCGCGGCGATCAGCGGACGCACCGTCGGCTCGGAGAAGCTCTGGATGGGCCAGACCCACGTCGCCCCCGCCACCGCCTCCTCCGACCACCACCACGGCGAGTCGGAGACCGCGATCCACGTGGTCAGCGGCCACCCCGAGTTCGTCTTCCTCGACGACTCGTCCGGCGAACCCGTCGAGGTCAGGCTGCGCACCGGCCCCGGCGACTACGTCTTCGTGCCGCCCTACGTCCCGCACCGCGAGGAGAACCCCGACCCCGAGCACGAGGCCGTCGTGGTGATCGCCCGCAGCACCCAGGAGGCGATCGTGGTCAACCTCCCGAGCCTGCACACCCCGCCGCCGACCGCCTCCTGA
- a CDS encoding RrF2 family transcriptional regulator yields the protein MHISAKADYAARALVELACDTGRPLTCEAIASSQEIPFRFLKSVVGDLRRAGLVRSQRGCEGGYWLGRPAAEITLLDVVRAVDGELITLRGEPLTGLAYPGPADALPGIWREVEERAGEVLAGTTVAALVRRSRRPAPRPLPEAV from the coding sequence ATGCATATTTCCGCGAAGGCGGACTACGCCGCCCGCGCACTGGTCGAACTGGCCTGCGACACCGGGCGTCCGCTCACCTGCGAGGCGATCGCCTCCTCCCAGGAGATCCCGTTCCGGTTCCTGAAGTCGGTGGTCGGCGACCTGCGCCGGGCCGGACTGGTCCGCAGTCAGCGCGGCTGCGAGGGCGGCTACTGGCTGGGCCGCCCGGCCGCGGAGATCACGCTGCTCGACGTGGTGCGCGCCGTGGACGGCGAGCTGATCACGCTCCGCGGCGAGCCGCTGACCGGGCTCGCCTACCCCGGGCCGGCCGACGCGCTGCCGGGGATCTGGCGCGAGGTCGAGGAGCGCGCCGGGGAGGTGCTGGCGGGCACCACCGTGGCCGCGCTGGTGCGCCGCTCCCGGCGCCCGGCGCCCCGGCCGCTCCCGGAGGCGGTGTGA
- a CDS encoding DsbA family protein, with protein sequence MTGPDTPPATGLPPDALPPDALPPGTRPPLEVVEFTDPFCPWAWGSEPALRGLRRALAGAAAHRRVFGILFDDDEEPAPDPDAEAAWYGEFVARVSGHTGAPRAARLRWVAASSWPASLAAAAAERQGPEVAERVLRRLRESAFVRGEPADTPERIAAALRGVPGLDGAALAAAAASAPVRARVARDRAETRAPRPEVVGLRGPGPHPGGAKEIAAGHRYALPTLLFRGPAGCRVVPGWRSPAEYLGAARAVCPGLAVAADGGPGPAELLCRYGSLTAPEAPDGPPPGAVTVGTAGGPLYLSPREAAVSPLLSAS encoded by the coding sequence GTGACCGGCCCGGACACGCCCCCGGCGACCGGCCTCCCGCCGGACGCGCTCCCGCCGGACGCGCTCCCGCCAGGCACTCGCCCGCCGCTGGAGGTCGTCGAGTTCACCGACCCGTTCTGCCCGTGGGCCTGGGGCTCGGAGCCCGCGCTGCGCGGGCTGCGCCGGGCGTTGGCCGGGGCGGCGGCGCACCGGCGGGTGTTCGGGATCCTCTTCGACGACGACGAGGAGCCGGCGCCGGACCCGGACGCGGAGGCCGCCTGGTACGGGGAGTTCGTGGCCCGGGTGTCGGGGCACACGGGGGCGCCGCGGGCGGCCCGGCTGCGCTGGGTGGCGGCGAGCAGCTGGCCCGCCTCGCTGGCGGCCGCGGCCGCAGAGCGGCAGGGGCCCGAGGTGGCCGAGCGGGTGCTGCGGCGGCTGCGCGAGTCGGCGTTCGTCCGGGGCGAGCCCGCCGACACGCCGGAGCGGATCGCGGCGGCGCTGCGCGGGGTGCCCGGCCTGGACGGGGCGGCGCTGGCGGCCGCCGCGGCCTCGGCGCCGGTGCGCGCGCGGGTGGCGCGGGACCGGGCGGAGACCCGGGCGCCGCGCCCGGAGGTGGTGGGGCTGCGCGGGCCGGGCCCGCACCCGGGCGGGGCGAAGGAGATCGCGGCCGGGCACCGCTACGCCCTGCCCACGCTGCTGTTCCGCGGCCCGGCGGGGTGCCGGGTGGTGCCGGGCTGGCGGTCACCGGCGGAGTACCTGGGCGCGGCGCGGGCGGTGTGCCCGGGGCTGGCCGTGGCGGCGGACGGCGGGCCCGGGCCGGCCGAACTGCTGTGCCGTTACGGGAGCCTGACCGCTCCGGAGGCGCCGGACGGTCCGCCGCCCGGCGCGGTGACGGTCGGGACGGCGGGCGGCCCGCTGTACCTGTCGCCGCGGGAGGCCGCCGTCTCACCGCTGCTCTCCGCATCCTGA
- a CDS encoding ABC transporter substrate-binding protein, with amino-acid sequence MTSSVLPSTASALARRSFLGLGLGAGAALALAACGGATVAQTGSSGSSGTLKWGWALPTSWDPVFSSAGWDVHALSLVYAGLTKLDESGKAVPALATGWTYDADGTRLTFTLRPGLVFEDGTPLDAAAVKKSLDRGRTEPKSLVAPQLTQVKQVLAPDATTVVIELASPDYQLPNLLAGKTGLVVNPKAFESDAAALAAKPAGSGPFSLVSYVQNSKAVLRRNPRYWDAGAIRLENFELYPLPDAATVVSGLQSGQFDVAQIPGSQVEAAKAAGLEVQEIPSLVVAVLDVNTTKAPFDNPDVVEALKYAIDREALVKTQLFGHGEVNYQPFPKGYVGHDPASEDLFRHDPDKARALLAKAGHPDGVDLTLTTTTAQGLPEQLQAQLKEVGIRVNIEVIPAAQATQIVYVQHSKTLFTDQFAGRDSAAQAFQVLFGEQGLMNPGRTTPPELKAAVQQVSRTPLDSPDYPKALRAATALAVRTMPNVFLYSVPRLLARRKSVSPIPAFTVVQRFEGVSVA; translated from the coding sequence ATGACCAGTTCCGTCCTGCCCTCCACCGCCTCCGCCCTCGCCAGACGCTCGTTCCTCGGCCTCGGCCTGGGGGCGGGCGCCGCGCTCGCCCTCGCCGCGTGCGGCGGCGCCACCGTCGCGCAGACCGGCTCGTCCGGCAGCTCCGGCACCCTCAAGTGGGGCTGGGCGCTGCCCACTTCGTGGGACCCGGTGTTCTCCTCGGCCGGCTGGGACGTGCACGCGCTGTCCCTGGTGTACGCCGGTCTGACCAAGCTCGACGAGAGCGGCAAGGCCGTCCCGGCGCTGGCCACCGGCTGGACGTACGACGCCGACGGCACCCGGCTGACGTTCACCCTGCGCCCCGGCCTGGTCTTCGAGGACGGCACCCCGCTGGACGCCGCCGCGGTGAAGAAGAGCCTGGACCGCGGCCGCACCGAGCCGAAGTCGCTGGTCGCCCCGCAGCTGACCCAGGTCAAGCAGGTGCTGGCCCCGGACGCCACCACCGTGGTGATCGAACTCGCCTCCCCCGACTACCAGTTGCCCAACCTGCTGGCCGGCAAGACCGGCCTGGTGGTGAACCCGAAGGCGTTCGAGTCGGACGCCGCCGCGCTGGCCGCCAAGCCGGCCGGCTCGGGCCCGTTCAGCCTGGTCTCCTACGTCCAGAACAGCAAGGCGGTGCTGCGCCGCAACCCGCGCTACTGGGATGCCGGGGCGATCAGGCTGGAGAACTTCGAGCTCTACCCGCTGCCGGACGCCGCCACCGTGGTCAGCGGCCTGCAGTCCGGGCAGTTCGACGTCGCGCAGATCCCCGGCAGCCAGGTGGAGGCGGCCAAGGCGGCCGGGCTGGAGGTGCAGGAGATCCCGTCGCTGGTGGTGGCGGTGCTGGACGTCAACACCACCAAGGCGCCGTTCGACAACCCGGACGTGGTGGAGGCGCTGAAGTACGCGATCGACCGCGAAGCCCTGGTGAAGACCCAGCTGTTCGGCCACGGCGAGGTCAACTACCAGCCGTTCCCGAAGGGTTACGTCGGCCACGACCCGGCCTCGGAGGACCTGTTCCGGCACGACCCGGACAAGGCCCGGGCGCTGCTGGCGAAGGCCGGACACCCGGACGGCGTCGACCTGACGCTGACCACCACCACCGCGCAGGGCCTGCCCGAGCAGTTGCAGGCGCAGCTGAAGGAGGTCGGCATCCGGGTGAACATCGAGGTGATCCCGGCGGCGCAGGCCACCCAGATCGTCTACGTGCAGCACTCCAAGACGCTGTTCACCGACCAGTTCGCGGGCCGCGACTCGGCCGCCCAGGCGTTCCAGGTGCTGTTCGGCGAGCAGGGCCTGATGAACCCCGGCCGCACCACCCCGCCGGAGCTGAAGGCCGCCGTCCAGCAGGTCTCGCGCACCCCGCTGGACTCGCCGGACTACCCGAAGGCGCTGCGGGCGGCGACCGCGCTGGCGGTGCGGACCATGCCGAACGTGTTCCTGTACAGCGTGCCGCGGCTGCTGGCCCGCCGGAAGTCGGTCTCGCCGATCCCCGCGTTCACCGTCGTGCAGCGCTTCGAGGGGGTGAGCGTCGCGTGA